Below is a window of Neodiprion virginianus isolate iyNeoVirg1 chromosome 4, iyNeoVirg1.1, whole genome shotgun sequence DNA.
attcagacTTTATGTTGTTTATAAATACATCATTTTTCCAAGTTCGAACTTAGCTGgcatttataattatttcgtaAATGGGATTTTAGATAGTTACATGTGATTTGAATGTTATTTCAACACACttgtttttgtaaaatttaactGTAATGAAcgattgtgaaaattttctagcCACGAAAAGGAAGGCTAAACCGTCTGAAAATCGTCTATAGActgtaataaatttaacaTGTTATGTAATCAACTGTTACCTCATTCATAGGAGGCTGTGTCTAAGGTACAATGGAACACTCCAAAAAACGACCAGAATTACGAAGCAACAACGATTGAAGACAAGCCAGTTGATTTAAAGGATTTTGTAATTGGACCAGCAATAGCCAAAGGATGCTCAGCAGTCGTGTATGCCACTCGTCCGATTGACCCCGAAGAAAAACAGGATTCTCAAATTACTGTTGATACCAGTAATAAGGATCTGTCCAGCTTTCCGTTAGCTATTAAAATGATGTTCAACTATGACGCAGAGTCTAATGCAACAGCTATTTTGAGAGCTATGTACAGAGAGACTGTACCAGCTAGAAAACATTGTCAGAATGAAGAACTGGCTTTGTGGGAGCAGAAAATGGCTGACAACAAAAGAATTCTTTCTCCACATCCGAACATCGTTGCTATGTATTGCGTTTTTGCCGATAGAGTTCCTGATTTACCAGGATCATCGAAAATGTATCCTGACGCTCTTCCACCTAGGATTAACCCGAACGGCTCTGGAAGGAATATGAGCCTCTTTTTGCTGATGAAAAGGTACTTGACAGTATAATCTGGGAGCTTCAAATTCCCGGAATTTTGCAGATTCTGAAAAATTGGATCAAATTTATTGgtattttctaaaattataaacaagagAAACACTTGGGAAAGGTATACCTAGAATCATGTGTGTCATGTTACATGTTATGTTACAACGAAATGAGATATCAATATAGTGTATCGATTTCCAATGACAATACGGGTATTGTATTTCAGGTATGATGTTAGCTTGAAACAATATATGGTGGGCAGAGAATTAATCGTTCGAAAATCGATATTGTTGTTAGCACAACTATTGGAAGGGATTGTTCACATGTGCTCAGCAGGTATTGCACACAGGTAAGGGAGTCAGTGTTGGATTACGTTTTCCACTTGGTGTAGACTAATATTTCTTATATCATGCACCGTGGTTATTATACCAATGGATGACTTAATATTTGTTCattaaaaaagaattaacGTGAATTCTTCATGCTGCTTTTAATTTACGTTTTTAACAACTGATAAAAATCTGGTATTTTTGGTTACACGTAATGTATGTTTATTAAtacagtgaaattttttaatacaggGATCTCAAAAGTGACAATATTCTTCTGGACCTTTCAGAAGAACGTGATAATTGCCCGTCGTTGGTAATAACTGATTTTGGATGCTGCTTGGCAGACAAAACTCATGGTCTCTACCTGCCATATAGTTCTCACGATATTGACAAAGGAGGAAACAGTGCACTGATGGCTCCAGAAATCGTTAATGCTGAACCCGGACCATTCACTAGCTTGAATTACACAAAAGCTGATCTGTGGGCTGCAGGGGCTATTGCATACGAAATATTTGGTCAGAAGAATCCATTTTATGGGGAAAAAGGGCAAAAACCACTACTGATGAACCACAGCTATATAGAATCGGAATTACCGCCACTTCCAGAAGCAATACCACCTGTTATTGTAGCATTGGTTAAGAATATGCTTAACAGAAGCATGTACAAggtatttattttgttaagGGAAGGAAGTGTTTTCAAAAGTTCATCAAAACTAATATCACTTCTATTTCCGTTACAGAGAAATAATCCCGATATGGCGGCAACCATTATACAAGTGTTTCTCTGGGCACCAAGCATTTGGTTAAACAGCGACAGTAAATTACCGTCAAGCAACGAGGTGATAGTTGTTCTACTTTTTGAGCTTTAAATTTCAAGCGTTGATGTActgtcatttttattattattatttttgtgttCAAGATTCTTCAATGGCTTCTGTGTCTCACGACCAAAGTTCTTTGCGAGGGTCGAAAGATCACTGATTCTACGCCAAATCAACTTTCTCAGAAATTGAACGCAGATCTCATTTCCAATCGTGAATATACTCAGCAAATATCTACCCGATCATGTGGACGTCGCACAATGCCCGAGTATCAATTGATAGCCAGCTTTTTAAGTAGAGTTTCGCTGATAAATGTAAGAGATGCGTTGAAGTGGATTCATAACCACACTTAAACTCTAGTATTATTGGAAGGAAACAAGAGATGATTCTTAGAGTATTGTATACTGATGCATTGATAAAACATGATATGCTGGTAGAGATCAGTTTATGTGCTTTATCTCTTGaactttgataaattttatttatttcttcaatagTCTTCAAAACTTTACAAAAATGTTGGTTCGGGAATCATATTACTATTGGGTATAACCAACATGCTTACACGCTATTACAATACAAGGCAATCCttacattgagaaaaaatgtcgaaaatgaatttctaCGTTACTTCCAAAACACGTATGCCTATTCATCTTACTGTAcataaattttctgatttaaggaagaatattttttcttctcttctgtAACTGCGCGAAGCACAAAAAATGGTACTGCAGAATAATGTTATGTCAGTCTCTTCTTTTTGGTGAAAGTGCCTTTGAAAAGGATGTACAGATATTATCAGCTTTATTTTTGAACCTATTAcgttgtttttcaaattctattcTATTTATATCATTGTTAATCCACAACAAGTATTTTGAATACGTGAAAGAAATAAGGTTCCTTGAATAAACAATTTGTGGTATTATAAAATTGAGCACTGTGAATTTTGCCGTACCAGCAAATATCGATGAAAGTCTCAAGATACTGCGGAACTACTCGTACTTTGCGATACACTTAATTGTATCGAGATAAGTAAGAGCCTGTTGAAATATTGAGTTCCTCATGATGAATTACATAACATTATTTATTGGAGTTTGGTTAAATATCTCATAGAAATCCTAGTCGAATATTGATAAAGAGTATATTTCTCTAAATTATCGTGTTCTAAAATCTAGCTTTAGGGGAAATTATGTTGAATTGgctgttattatttcattgtATTTGTGAAAACTTGTATATGAGATGTAAATATCGATTTGAAGTTGAACTAGAATCCAAATAGAGAATACAAATATACGTGGAAAGTGCTCTTAAGTATCTATCTCATAACTATTGTACAGATTATATAACAGTGCTAacaatacatacataaaatGGTTATATAATTTGGGACTGTAGAAAACTATCCTGAAGAATATCCTGCATATTTGCATCTCGTGTTTATTGGTTctaacaatcatttttttttcttttttatatctaATGGATGAACTGGCTTTCCACATCTCTGCATTGCAAATTTCATGTCTTCGATGTTTAAACCCTTTGTTTGAGCCAAATCTTCCAAGTATATGAGGTATTCTTCAAAACTGATGGCACgtttgtgaaatttaaaaaaacacaatCCAGTGTCAGTCGTTGTGACTTTATGCATATCAAGAATTTTAGCTGACGCTAGCCATTTATCGCTTTGCGAAAGTGGCAGCAACTTCACGCCTGTCGAATTGGAAAGTGGATCCATTCGACAGTATGCTGAAAAAGTGTCATAAGCTTTTATCACCACAAAACAGTGCGTGAAAGCAACTGTAATTTAGAGGTAATATGAAAGGAAAAGTCAATATTGATTGAATTACCTGCGAACATGACATCCAAAGGCACTTCTTCCACTTCCTCAGTTATTCTTAGTTCTTGCATTCTTTTTTCCACactgaaatttatatttttcagtgtATATCAAATAATGATATGTGTCTTACGAACCATAAATAGCATCGCTTGAAGTATGGATCAAATAAAGTTTCATCCATTGATATGACAAAGATACTTCATGGAACAATAACAAAACATTAAAGTctaaaattgtttcttttctgtttAATTACACTGGGAGTGACAGTATGTCAGATAAACCATTAACTTGCGAAGAAAAGAATTACTAATCATAATGTCAGAACATGTAACGTTTGATGTATATCGTAACATGATAATAAGCACCCCACCTTCGAAAATTTCTCGCGTTATCAATGTGGGCTCCTGTGAGGAGAGAGAAATCGTATCCGAAAACAGCGCAGAGATAACGAATCAATGCACCGACGATGCAATTTGTGCAAATTGTCCCGGTTGTGCAAAAAGCGATTTTACTATCCCTTGGAAACATGAGCATTCTCCTTATTTTTATAATGACCGCAATTATGCGATATTACCGGATATCCCGAAACGTTTCAAGGATATGAAaggagaaataataatgaacaGTCTATTTTTCTCATGCTTTTGTGAAAAATGGTATAACGGTACACGGAGATTGATCTTGCGGGGGGCTGATTTGGTTCCAAGAATTGGGTGACTATATAGTGAATGTTAATTAATATTGCTCAAAACCTTGAAAGTTTTGATTCGTCACTTAATTCAGGGACTACTTGACGTTAGAAAACTTACACagaatcaaatgaaatttagGAGACGCTTTCAAGATTGGGATGTGCCATATCTAATGGTATTTTTACGTGCCAATACAGACGTCGTTTCTCTTAATTTAGCATACAACAACATTCACTGTGCTGGCTTTATCAACCTGGTCGAttacattattgtaaatataaaattgaccCATGACTTGATgggaagtaaaataaaaaacacataTTCAATTCTAAAATATGTAGGCATATAAGCACATACTGGGACTTAATGTGCAAAATAACAATATCGCTGCACCAGGTATCAACCATTTATGTCAGGATGGTGATAGGGTTCCACTGAAAACTCTTAGACTTAACGGGAACAAGTTTGGAGTTGAGGTAATAGTATTAGAATGCAAATTACGTAAGGTTttaaattt
It encodes the following:
- the LOC124302765 gene encoding serine/threonine-protein kinase Pink1, mitochondrial isoform X2, with product MSLRTVAQRLLQNGRVLLRSVRNPQYYTQGNKIHVVEVGKTQGQLPTGGNVSAAGRHLGFLGLHARRIFVDNVLKRVTNSLAGDLRRRAAKRLLFGDSRPFFALVGVSLASGTGILTKDDELEGVCWEIREAVSKVQWNTPKNDQNYEATTIEDKPVDLKDFVIGPAIAKGCSAVVYATRPIDPEEKQDSQITVDTSNKDLSSFPLAIKMMFNYDAESNATAILRAMYRETVPARKHCQNEELALWEQKMADNKRILSPHPNIVAMYCVFADRVPDLPGSSKMYPDALPPRINPNGSGRNMSLFLLMKRDLKSDNILLDLSEERDNCPSLVITDFGCCLADKTHGLYLPYSSHDIDKGGNSALMAPEIVNAEPGPFTSLNYTKADLWAAGAIAYEIFGQKNPFYGEKGQKPLLMNHSYIESELPPLPEAIPPVIVALVKNMLNRSMYKRNNPDMAATIIQVFLWAPSIWLNSDSKLPSSNEILQWLLCLTTKVLCEGRKITDSTPNQLSQKLNADLISNREYTQQISTRSCGRRTMPEYQLIASFLSRVSLINVRDALKWIHNHT
- the LOC124302765 gene encoding serine/threonine-protein kinase Pink1, mitochondrial isoform X1; the encoded protein is MSLRTVAQRLLQNGRVLLRSVRNPQYYTQGNKIHVVEVGKTQGQLPTGGNVSAAGRHLGFLGLHARRIFVDNVLKRVTNSLAGDLRRRAAKRLLFGDSRPFFALVGVSLASGTGILTKDDELEGVCWEIREAVSKVQWNTPKNDQNYEATTIEDKPVDLKDFVIGPAIAKGCSAVVYATRPIDPEEKQDSQITVDTSNKDLSSFPLAIKMMFNYDAESNATAILRAMYRETVPARKHCQNEELALWEQKMADNKRILSPHPNIVAMYCVFADRVPDLPGSSKMYPDALPPRINPNGSGRNMSLFLLMKRYDVSLKQYMVGRELIVRKSILLLAQLLEGIVHMCSAGIAHRDLKSDNILLDLSEERDNCPSLVITDFGCCLADKTHGLYLPYSSHDIDKGGNSALMAPEIVNAEPGPFTSLNYTKADLWAAGAIAYEIFGQKNPFYGEKGQKPLLMNHSYIESELPPLPEAIPPVIVALVKNMLNRSMYKRNNPDMAATIIQVFLWAPSIWLNSDSKLPSSNEILQWLLCLTTKVLCEGRKITDSTPNQLSQKLNADLISNREYTQQISTRSCGRRTMPEYQLIASFLSRVSLINVRDALKWIHNHT